The genomic interval GTTCCGTTCATCGTGGCAGCAGGGGAACATTCTCTCACCCCTTGGCCCCCCGTATCCCTGCTGTGTAGATGGGCCAGTGAGGTCCAGGTTCTAACAACAAAAAGTTGTAACTAAGCCCTTAATTCAGTCTACGACTTTAGAGGTTTACGTGATCAATCAAGCGATCCTAAAACATTTGTAGTGCAATAAATGTGGGTTGTGTCATTTTCATTGATCacttttgtgtgattttgttgTCAGCACATTCAATGTAAAGAAGAGTATTTAATAAGACTATTAAGTAACAGTCTTATCAAAGACTTTGTTCTTTACAAAGCATTAGTTGTAACTAATAAGACTATTAAGTAACAGTCTTATCAAAGACTTTGTTCTTTACAAAGCATTAGTTGTAACTAATAAGACTATTAAGTGTTCCCTTTTATTGTCTGAGCAGTGTACATTCGGGAGTGAAATGGAATGAAATCTAACCTTTTATTTCCACACCACGCTGCCCTTTTCTGAACACAATGTGGTGCTGTAGGAGAAGTAGGAGCTCCCTGCGAGTCAGTGAAGGCATCATCTGAGCACGTAGATGGATCCTCACCCCGTACGTTGTGTTCCAGGCTGCTGCATCTACGAGAAGCCGCGGCAGTTTGGAGAGTCGTCTTCTGAGAGCGATGGGGAGGACGACGGGGATGACGATGAAGGCTGTGGCAGTGCTCACTGCATCCTGGGCCACAGCAGGAGAGGCCATGGACAGACGGGGGCTGGAGGGACCACAGTGCCCCCCAGCGCCGGAGGGTCACACACCCACTAGTGAGCAATGTGTGTCTGAGAGGCATCACACCATGACCAGGACTgcgctcctctttttttctttcttttgttttagtccCGTTCCGTCACTCGAGTACAGCAGAGTGAGAAGCTGCAGCACTGCCCTGTAGCGCCCGGAGCCACGTGGAGCATTGAATAAAGCATGCTCAGTAATGGCCAGCTGACATGCCTTCATGGAATGATGAAGTTCACGTTTTAGATTTCTTAAAGGAGACCTGCATGTTTTAGCCTGTTGACTACAGATGGTAACATTAACAATGCGTTCCTACTTCCTGGGCAGCCATTGGTTTCCATTTAATTCACCCTGCTGACAATAAACGTTTGAGTTTTGCGATCCTTCACAGTAACTTCACGGCTGCTTTCATTTTTGTCTGGGTTGTTACGCTGATGGGAATTACATTTTCAACTGCTGATTATTTCTTAGTTGTGTAATCTGCCCAAGTGACTCTCGCAGTAATGTGACGGTCATAAATGAGCTGAAACATGTGATGTCACGACGCATCATTGATCGTGTTCTCCTCTCCACACACGAACACACCACGCTGTTGAACCGCCCAACATCCAGGTTGATCAACGCACGACGTTCTAGTCAGGCTGCACATGGCTGCACAtggctgcagctctccagagGTGTGTGCACTGCTgtacgaggaggagcagcagcaaccTGCAGTTTACACGTCTCTGGTGCTGCATGAAGCGGAGCTTATTGTTACCACGCTGCTTGTTATGGATTTATTGC from Gasterosteus aculeatus chromosome 10, fGasAcu3.hap1.1, whole genome shotgun sequence carries:
- the ppp1r11 gene encoding E3 ubiquitin-protein ligase PPP1R11, whose protein sequence is MAEAPGTSSETITETVETSTPPPQQEGRSLTIKLRKRKTEKKVEWSSDTVDNEHLGRRSSKCCCIYEKPRQFGESSSESDGEDDGDDDEGCGSAHCILGHSRRGHGQTGAGGTTVPPSAGGSHTH